The Dromaius novaehollandiae isolate bDroNov1 chromosome 5, bDroNov1.hap1, whole genome shotgun sequence genome window below encodes:
- the LOC112985674 gene encoding vitamin D 25-hydroxylase isoform X2, translating to MRPAAAAAGGDSGSSSTGPGSTGPGLLLLLPLALLPLALVVRQLLKQRRPPGFPPGPAGLPLIGNIHALGAEQPHVYMRRQSQIHGQIFSLDLGGISAIVLNGYDAVKECLVHQSEIFADRPSLPLFKKLTNMGGLLNSKYGRGWTEHRKLAVNTFRIFGYGQRSFEHKISEESMFFLDAIDTYKGKPFDLKHLITNAVSNITNLIIFGERFTYEDTEFQHMIEIFSENVELAASASVFLYNAFPWIGILPFGKHQQLFKNAAEVYDFLRDLIERVSENRKPQSPRHFVDAYLDEMDCNENDPESTYSTENLIFSVGELIIAGTETTTNVLRWAVLFMALYPNIQGQVQKEIDLVVGPNKMPTLEEKCKMPYTEAVLHEVLRFCNIVPLGIFHATSKDTVVRGYSIPEGTTVITNLYSVHFDEKYWSNPEVFFPERFLDSSGQFVKKDALVPFSLGRRHCLGEQLARMEMFLFFTSLLQRFHLRFPHGLIPDLKPRLAKEKDQMKLTPFHLYKCLMTEQCCRSNLNCFLSAGSQTRASHRVSQPPGSGCAEEGMLAAALAEGLPSGREQTRLKKERKGATPKAVPWALRKKLRKNHS from the exons atgcggccggcggcggcggcggcgggcggcgacagcggcagcagcagcaccggccccggcagcactggccccgggctgctgctgctgctgccgctggcgCTGCTGCCGCTGGCGCTGGTGGTGCGGCAGCTGCTGAAgcagcggcggccgcccggcttcccgcccggccccgcggggctgccgctcATCGGCAACATCCACGCGCTGGGCGCGGAGCAGCCGCACGTCTACATGCGGCGGCAGAGCCAGATccacgggcag attTTCAGTCTTGATCTTGGAGGTATATCTGCTATTGTACTGAATGGCTATGATGCAGTAAAAGAATGCCTTGTCCATCAAAGTGAAATTTTTGCAGATAGACCATCTCTTCCTTTGTTTAAGAAGCTGACAAACATGGGAG gcttACTGAACAGTAAATATGGCAGAGGATGGACAGAACATCGCAAATTAGCCGTAAATACCTTTCGAATTTTTGGATATGGTCAAAGGTCCTTTGAACACAAAATTTCAGAAGAATCGATGTTTTTTCTTGATGCCATTGATACATACAAAGGCAAACCATTTGATCTCAAGCACTTGATAACAAATGCCGTTTCAAATATTACTAACTTGATTATTTTCGGAGAACGTTTTACATATGAAGATACTGAATTTCAGCACATGATTGAGATTTTTAGTGAAAATGTTGAATTAGCTGCTAgtgcttctgtatttttatataatgcTTTTCCTTGGATTGGTATCTTGCCATTTGGGAAACACCAGcagctgtttaaaaatgcagcagaagtCTATGACTTTCTTCGTGATCTTATTGAACGTGTCTCTGAAAATAGGAAGCCTCAGTCACCTCGACATTTTGTAGATGCATATTTAGATGAGATGGATTGCAATGAAAACGATCCAGAATCTACATATTCAACAGAAAACTTAATTTTCTCTGTTGGAGAACTCATCATAGCTGGGACAGAAACCACAACAAATGTTTTAAGATGGGCAGTGTTATTTATGGCTCTATATCCAAACATTCAAG GACAAGTTCAAAAAGAAATCGATTTAGTCGTCGGCCCAAACAAAATGCCCACTTtagaagagaaatgcaaaatgcCGTACACTGAGGCAGTTCTGCATGAAGTTCTAAGATTCTGTAATATAGTTCCACTAGGTATTTTTCATGCAACTTCTAAAGATACTGTTGTGCGTGGTTATTCCATTCCTGAAGGCACTACAGTCATAACAAACCTCTACTCTGttcattttgatgaaaaatacTGGAGCAACCCAGAAGTGTTTTTTCCTGAGaggtttttggacagcagtgGGCAGTTTGTCAAGAAAGATGCATTAGTTCCTTTTTCACTAG GAAGACGACACTGTCTTGGAGAACAACTAGCCCGaatggaaatgtttctgtttttcacttcatTACTTCAACGATTTCACCTGCGTTTTCCTCATGGTTTGATTCCAGATCTCAAACCAAGATTAG CAAAAGAGAAGGATCAAATGAAGCTGACACCATTCCACTTATATAAATGCCTAATGACGGAACAATGCTGCAGGTCCAATTTAAATTGCTTTCTGTCTGCTGGCAGTCAGACTCGCGCGTCCCACAGAGTATCTCAACCCCCTGGTTCTGGCTGCGCTGAAGAAGGTATGCTGGCTGCTGCTCTTGCTGAAGGACTGCCTTCCGGTAGAGAACAGACAAGACtcaaaaaggagaggaagggtgCAACTCCGAAAGCTGTGCCCTGGGCACTCCGTAAAAAGCTGCGAAAGAACCACTCCTAG
- the LOC112985674 gene encoding vitamin D 25-hydroxylase isoform X1, with product MSAAGRRGAAAGGSGAAAARGHAAGGGGGGRRQRQQQHRPRQHWPRAAAAAAAGAAAAGAGGAAAAEAAAAARLPARPRGAAAHRQHPRAGRGAAARLHAAAEPDPRIFSLDLGGISAIVLNGYDAVKECLVHQSEIFADRPSLPLFKKLTNMGGLLNSKYGRGWTEHRKLAVNTFRIFGYGQRSFEHKISEESMFFLDAIDTYKGKPFDLKHLITNAVSNITNLIIFGERFTYEDTEFQHMIEIFSENVELAASASVFLYNAFPWIGILPFGKHQQLFKNAAEVYDFLRDLIERVSENRKPQSPRHFVDAYLDEMDCNENDPESTYSTENLIFSVGELIIAGTETTTNVLRWAVLFMALYPNIQGQVQKEIDLVVGPNKMPTLEEKCKMPYTEAVLHEVLRFCNIVPLGIFHATSKDTVVRGYSIPEGTTVITNLYSVHFDEKYWSNPEVFFPERFLDSSGQFVKKDALVPFSLGRRHCLGEQLARMEMFLFFTSLLQRFHLRFPHGLIPDLKPRLAKEKDQMKLTPFHLYKCLMTEQCCRSNLNCFLSAGSQTRASHRVSQPPGSGCAEEGMLAAALAEGLPSGREQTRLKKERKGATPKAVPWALRKKLRKNHS from the exons ATGAGCGcggcgggccggcgcggcgcggcggcaggaggaagcggcgcggccgcggctcggggccatgcggccggcggcggcggcggcgggcggcgacagcggcagcagcagcaccggccccggcagcactggccccgggctgctgctgctgctgccgctggcgCTGCTGCCGCTGGCGCTGGTGGTGCGGCAGCTGCTGAAgcagcggcggccgcccggcttcccgcccggccccgcggggctgccgctcATCGGCAACATCCACGCGCTGGGCGCGGAGCAGCCGCACGTCTACATGCGGCGGCAGAGCCAGATccacgg attTTCAGTCTTGATCTTGGAGGTATATCTGCTATTGTACTGAATGGCTATGATGCAGTAAAAGAATGCCTTGTCCATCAAAGTGAAATTTTTGCAGATAGACCATCTCTTCCTTTGTTTAAGAAGCTGACAAACATGGGAG gcttACTGAACAGTAAATATGGCAGAGGATGGACAGAACATCGCAAATTAGCCGTAAATACCTTTCGAATTTTTGGATATGGTCAAAGGTCCTTTGAACACAAAATTTCAGAAGAATCGATGTTTTTTCTTGATGCCATTGATACATACAAAGGCAAACCATTTGATCTCAAGCACTTGATAACAAATGCCGTTTCAAATATTACTAACTTGATTATTTTCGGAGAACGTTTTACATATGAAGATACTGAATTTCAGCACATGATTGAGATTTTTAGTGAAAATGTTGAATTAGCTGCTAgtgcttctgtatttttatataatgcTTTTCCTTGGATTGGTATCTTGCCATTTGGGAAACACCAGcagctgtttaaaaatgcagcagaagtCTATGACTTTCTTCGTGATCTTATTGAACGTGTCTCTGAAAATAGGAAGCCTCAGTCACCTCGACATTTTGTAGATGCATATTTAGATGAGATGGATTGCAATGAAAACGATCCAGAATCTACATATTCAACAGAAAACTTAATTTTCTCTGTTGGAGAACTCATCATAGCTGGGACAGAAACCACAACAAATGTTTTAAGATGGGCAGTGTTATTTATGGCTCTATATCCAAACATTCAAG GACAAGTTCAAAAAGAAATCGATTTAGTCGTCGGCCCAAACAAAATGCCCACTTtagaagagaaatgcaaaatgcCGTACACTGAGGCAGTTCTGCATGAAGTTCTAAGATTCTGTAATATAGTTCCACTAGGTATTTTTCATGCAACTTCTAAAGATACTGTTGTGCGTGGTTATTCCATTCCTGAAGGCACTACAGTCATAACAAACCTCTACTCTGttcattttgatgaaaaatacTGGAGCAACCCAGAAGTGTTTTTTCCTGAGaggtttttggacagcagtgGGCAGTTTGTCAAGAAAGATGCATTAGTTCCTTTTTCACTAG GAAGACGACACTGTCTTGGAGAACAACTAGCCCGaatggaaatgtttctgtttttcacttcatTACTTCAACGATTTCACCTGCGTTTTCCTCATGGTTTGATTCCAGATCTCAAACCAAGATTAG CAAAAGAGAAGGATCAAATGAAGCTGACACCATTCCACTTATATAAATGCCTAATGACGGAACAATGCTGCAGGTCCAATTTAAATTGCTTTCTGTCTGCTGGCAGTCAGACTCGCGCGTCCCACAGAGTATCTCAACCCCCTGGTTCTGGCTGCGCTGAAGAAGGTATGCTGGCTGCTGCTCTTGCTGAAGGACTGCCTTCCGGTAGAGAACAGACAAGACtcaaaaaggagaggaagggtgCAACTCCGAAAGCTGTGCCCTGGGCACTCCGTAAAAAGCTGCGAAAGAACCACTCCTAG
- the LOC112985674 gene encoding vitamin D 25-hydroxylase isoform X5, producing MGGLLNSKYGRGWTEHRKLAVNTFRIFGYGQRSFEHKISEESMFFLDAIDTYKGKPFDLKHLITNAVSNITNLIIFGERFTYEDTEFQHMIEIFSENVELAASASVFLYNAFPWIGILPFGKHQQLFKNAAEVYDFLRDLIERVSENRKPQSPRHFVDAYLDEMDCNENDPESTYSTENLIFSVGELIIAGTETTTNVLRWAVLFMALYPNIQGQVQKEIDLVVGPNKMPTLEEKCKMPYTEAVLHEVLRFCNIVPLGIFHATSKDTVVRGYSIPEGTTVITNLYSVHFDEKYWSNPEVFFPERFLDSSGQFVKKDALVPFSLGRRHCLGEQLARMEMFLFFTSLLQRFHLRFPHGLIPDLKPRLAKEKDQMKLTPFHLYKCLMTEQCCRSNLNCFLSAGSQTRASHRVSQPPGSGCAEEGMLAAALAEGLPSGREQTRLKKERKGATPKAVPWALRKKLRKNHS from the exons ATGGGAG gcttACTGAACAGTAAATATGGCAGAGGATGGACAGAACATCGCAAATTAGCCGTAAATACCTTTCGAATTTTTGGATATGGTCAAAGGTCCTTTGAACACAAAATTTCAGAAGAATCGATGTTTTTTCTTGATGCCATTGATACATACAAAGGCAAACCATTTGATCTCAAGCACTTGATAACAAATGCCGTTTCAAATATTACTAACTTGATTATTTTCGGAGAACGTTTTACATATGAAGATACTGAATTTCAGCACATGATTGAGATTTTTAGTGAAAATGTTGAATTAGCTGCTAgtgcttctgtatttttatataatgcTTTTCCTTGGATTGGTATCTTGCCATTTGGGAAACACCAGcagctgtttaaaaatgcagcagaagtCTATGACTTTCTTCGTGATCTTATTGAACGTGTCTCTGAAAATAGGAAGCCTCAGTCACCTCGACATTTTGTAGATGCATATTTAGATGAGATGGATTGCAATGAAAACGATCCAGAATCTACATATTCAACAGAAAACTTAATTTTCTCTGTTGGAGAACTCATCATAGCTGGGACAGAAACCACAACAAATGTTTTAAGATGGGCAGTGTTATTTATGGCTCTATATCCAAACATTCAAG GACAAGTTCAAAAAGAAATCGATTTAGTCGTCGGCCCAAACAAAATGCCCACTTtagaagagaaatgcaaaatgcCGTACACTGAGGCAGTTCTGCATGAAGTTCTAAGATTCTGTAATATAGTTCCACTAGGTATTTTTCATGCAACTTCTAAAGATACTGTTGTGCGTGGTTATTCCATTCCTGAAGGCACTACAGTCATAACAAACCTCTACTCTGttcattttgatgaaaaatacTGGAGCAACCCAGAAGTGTTTTTTCCTGAGaggtttttggacagcagtgGGCAGTTTGTCAAGAAAGATGCATTAGTTCCTTTTTCACTAG GAAGACGACACTGTCTTGGAGAACAACTAGCCCGaatggaaatgtttctgtttttcacttcatTACTTCAACGATTTCACCTGCGTTTTCCTCATGGTTTGATTCCAGATCTCAAACCAAGATTAG CAAAAGAGAAGGATCAAATGAAGCTGACACCATTCCACTTATATAAATGCCTAATGACGGAACAATGCTGCAGGTCCAATTTAAATTGCTTTCTGTCTGCTGGCAGTCAGACTCGCGCGTCCCACAGAGTATCTCAACCCCCTGGTTCTGGCTGCGCTGAAGAAGGTATGCTGGCTGCTGCTCTTGCTGAAGGACTGCCTTCCGGTAGAGAACAGACAAGACtcaaaaaggagaggaagggtgCAACTCCGAAAGCTGTGCCCTGGGCACTCCGTAAAAAGCTGCGAAAGAACCACTCCTAG
- the LOC112985674 gene encoding vitamin D 25-hydroxylase isoform X4 yields the protein MRPAAAAAGGDSGSSSTGPGSTGPGLLLLLPLALLPLALVVRQLLKQRRPPGFPPGPAGLPLIGNIHALGAEQPHVYMRRQSQIHGQIFSLDLGGISAIVLNGYDAVKECLVHQSEIFADRPSLPLFKKLTNMGGLLNSKYGRGWTEHRKLAVNTFRIFGYGQRSFEHKISEESMFFLDAIDTYKGKPFDLKHLITNAVSNITNLIIFGERFTYEDTEFQHMIEIFSENVELAASASVFLYNAFPWIGILPFGKHQQLFKNAAEVYDFLRDLIERVSENRKPQSPRHFVDAYLDEMDCNENDPESTYSTENLIFSVGELIIAGTETTTNVLRWAVLFMALYPNIQGQVQKEIDLVVGPNKMPTLEEKCKMPYTEAVLHEVLRFCNIVPLGIFHATSKDTVVRGYSIPEGTTVITNLYSVHFDEKYWSNPEVFFPERFLDSSGQFVKKDALVPFSLGRRHCLGEQLARMEMFLFFTSLLQRFHLRFPHGLIPDLKPRLGMTLQPQPYLICAERR from the exons atgcggccggcggcggcggcggcgggcggcgacagcggcagcagcagcaccggccccggcagcactggccccgggctgctgctgctgctgccgctggcgCTGCTGCCGCTGGCGCTGGTGGTGCGGCAGCTGCTGAAgcagcggcggccgcccggcttcccgcccggccccgcggggctgccgctcATCGGCAACATCCACGCGCTGGGCGCGGAGCAGCCGCACGTCTACATGCGGCGGCAGAGCCAGATccacgggcag attTTCAGTCTTGATCTTGGAGGTATATCTGCTATTGTACTGAATGGCTATGATGCAGTAAAAGAATGCCTTGTCCATCAAAGTGAAATTTTTGCAGATAGACCATCTCTTCCTTTGTTTAAGAAGCTGACAAACATGGGAG gcttACTGAACAGTAAATATGGCAGAGGATGGACAGAACATCGCAAATTAGCCGTAAATACCTTTCGAATTTTTGGATATGGTCAAAGGTCCTTTGAACACAAAATTTCAGAAGAATCGATGTTTTTTCTTGATGCCATTGATACATACAAAGGCAAACCATTTGATCTCAAGCACTTGATAACAAATGCCGTTTCAAATATTACTAACTTGATTATTTTCGGAGAACGTTTTACATATGAAGATACTGAATTTCAGCACATGATTGAGATTTTTAGTGAAAATGTTGAATTAGCTGCTAgtgcttctgtatttttatataatgcTTTTCCTTGGATTGGTATCTTGCCATTTGGGAAACACCAGcagctgtttaaaaatgcagcagaagtCTATGACTTTCTTCGTGATCTTATTGAACGTGTCTCTGAAAATAGGAAGCCTCAGTCACCTCGACATTTTGTAGATGCATATTTAGATGAGATGGATTGCAATGAAAACGATCCAGAATCTACATATTCAACAGAAAACTTAATTTTCTCTGTTGGAGAACTCATCATAGCTGGGACAGAAACCACAACAAATGTTTTAAGATGGGCAGTGTTATTTATGGCTCTATATCCAAACATTCAAG GACAAGTTCAAAAAGAAATCGATTTAGTCGTCGGCCCAAACAAAATGCCCACTTtagaagagaaatgcaaaatgcCGTACACTGAGGCAGTTCTGCATGAAGTTCTAAGATTCTGTAATATAGTTCCACTAGGTATTTTTCATGCAACTTCTAAAGATACTGTTGTGCGTGGTTATTCCATTCCTGAAGGCACTACAGTCATAACAAACCTCTACTCTGttcattttgatgaaaaatacTGGAGCAACCCAGAAGTGTTTTTTCCTGAGaggtttttggacagcagtgGGCAGTTTGTCAAGAAAGATGCATTAGTTCCTTTTTCACTAG GAAGACGACACTGTCTTGGAGAACAACTAGCCCGaatggaaatgtttctgtttttcacttcatTACTTCAACGATTTCACCTGCGTTTTCCTCATGGTTTGATTCCAGATCTCAAACCAAGATTAGGTATGACATTACAACCACAGCCATACCTCATCTGCGCTGAAAGACGGTGA
- the LOC112985674 gene encoding vitamin D 25-hydroxylase isoform X3, with translation MSAAGRRGAAAGGSGAAAARGHAAGGGGGGRRQRQQQHRPRQHWPRAAAAAAAGAAAAGAGGAAAAEAAAAARLPARPRGAAAHRQHPRAGRGAAARLHAAAEPDPRIFSLDLGGISAIVLNGYDAVKECLVHQSEIFADRPSLPLFKKLTNMGGLLNSKYGRGWTEHRKLAVNTFRIFGYGQRSFEHKISEESMFFLDAIDTYKGKPFDLKHLITNAVSNITNLIIFGERFTYEDTEFQHMIEIFSENVELAASASVFLYNAFPWIGILPFGKHQQLFKNAAEVYDFLRDLIERVSENRKPQSPRHFVDAYLDEMDCNENDPESTYSTENLIFSVGELIIAGTETTTNVLRWAVLFMALYPNIQGQVQKEIDLVVGPNKMPTLEEKCKMPYTEAVLHEVLRFCNIVPLGIFHATSKDTVVRGYSIPEGTTVITNLYSVHFDEKYWSNPEVFFPERFLDSSGQFVKKDALVPFSLGRRHCLGEQLARMEMFLFFTSLLQRFHLRFPHGLIPDLKPRLGMTLQPQPYLICAERR, from the exons ATGAGCGcggcgggccggcgcggcgcggcggcaggaggaagcggcgcggccgcggctcggggccatgcggccggcggcggcggcggcgggcggcgacagcggcagcagcagcaccggccccggcagcactggccccgggctgctgctgctgctgccgctggcgCTGCTGCCGCTGGCGCTGGTGGTGCGGCAGCTGCTGAAgcagcggcggccgcccggcttcccgcccggccccgcggggctgccgctcATCGGCAACATCCACGCGCTGGGCGCGGAGCAGCCGCACGTCTACATGCGGCGGCAGAGCCAGATccacgg attTTCAGTCTTGATCTTGGAGGTATATCTGCTATTGTACTGAATGGCTATGATGCAGTAAAAGAATGCCTTGTCCATCAAAGTGAAATTTTTGCAGATAGACCATCTCTTCCTTTGTTTAAGAAGCTGACAAACATGGGAG gcttACTGAACAGTAAATATGGCAGAGGATGGACAGAACATCGCAAATTAGCCGTAAATACCTTTCGAATTTTTGGATATGGTCAAAGGTCCTTTGAACACAAAATTTCAGAAGAATCGATGTTTTTTCTTGATGCCATTGATACATACAAAGGCAAACCATTTGATCTCAAGCACTTGATAACAAATGCCGTTTCAAATATTACTAACTTGATTATTTTCGGAGAACGTTTTACATATGAAGATACTGAATTTCAGCACATGATTGAGATTTTTAGTGAAAATGTTGAATTAGCTGCTAgtgcttctgtatttttatataatgcTTTTCCTTGGATTGGTATCTTGCCATTTGGGAAACACCAGcagctgtttaaaaatgcagcagaagtCTATGACTTTCTTCGTGATCTTATTGAACGTGTCTCTGAAAATAGGAAGCCTCAGTCACCTCGACATTTTGTAGATGCATATTTAGATGAGATGGATTGCAATGAAAACGATCCAGAATCTACATATTCAACAGAAAACTTAATTTTCTCTGTTGGAGAACTCATCATAGCTGGGACAGAAACCACAACAAATGTTTTAAGATGGGCAGTGTTATTTATGGCTCTATATCCAAACATTCAAG GACAAGTTCAAAAAGAAATCGATTTAGTCGTCGGCCCAAACAAAATGCCCACTTtagaagagaaatgcaaaatgcCGTACACTGAGGCAGTTCTGCATGAAGTTCTAAGATTCTGTAATATAGTTCCACTAGGTATTTTTCATGCAACTTCTAAAGATACTGTTGTGCGTGGTTATTCCATTCCTGAAGGCACTACAGTCATAACAAACCTCTACTCTGttcattttgatgaaaaatacTGGAGCAACCCAGAAGTGTTTTTTCCTGAGaggtttttggacagcagtgGGCAGTTTGTCAAGAAAGATGCATTAGTTCCTTTTTCACTAG GAAGACGACACTGTCTTGGAGAACAACTAGCCCGaatggaaatgtttctgtttttcacttcatTACTTCAACGATTTCACCTGCGTTTTCCTCATGGTTTGATTCCAGATCTCAAACCAAGATTAGGTATGACATTACAACCACAGCCATACCTCATCTGCGCTGAAAGACGGTGA
- the LOC112985693 gene encoding calcitonin isoform X1 yields MVMLKISSFLAVYALVMCQMDSFQAAPVRPGLESVTDRVMLSDYEARRLLNALVKEFIQMTAEELEQASEGNSLDRPISKRCASLSTCVLGKLSQELHKLQTYPRTDVGAGTPGKKRSVLSDPDHERYANYGEPLGDN; encoded by the exons ATGGTCATGCTGAAGATTTCATCCTTCCTTGCTGTCTATGCCTTGGTCATGTGCCAGATGGACAGCTTCCAGGCAGCCCCCGTCAG ACCTGGCTTAGAGTCTGTAACAGATCGAGTGATGCTAAGTGATTATGAAGCTCGCAGATTATTAAATGCACTGGTGAAAGAGTTCATACAGATGACAGCAGAAGAGCTGGAGCAAGCCTCTGAGGGGAATAG CCTGGATAGACCTATTTCCAAACGCTGTGCCAGTCTGAGTACTTGTGTGCTGGGCAAACTGTCTCAAGAATTGCACAAATTGCAAACTTACCCTCGCACTGACGTCGGGGCTGGAACTCCTGGCAAGAAGCGGAGTGTGCTGAGTGACCCGGACCATGAACGCTATGCAAACTATGGGGAGCCCCTGGGAGACAACTAG
- the LOC112985693 gene encoding calcitonin gene-related peptide isoform X3 has product MVMLKISSFLAVYALVMCQMDSFQAAPVRPGLESVTDRVMLSDYEARRLLNALVKEFIQMTAEELEQASEGNSVTAQKRACNTATCVTHRLADFLSRSGGVGKNNFVPTNVGSKAFGRRRRSVQI; this is encoded by the exons ATGGTCATGCTGAAGATTTCATCCTTCCTTGCTGTCTATGCCTTGGTCATGTGCCAGATGGACAGCTTCCAGGCAGCCCCCGTCAG ACCTGGCTTAGAGTCTGTAACAGATCGAGTGATGCTAAGTGATTATGAAGCTCGCAGATTATTAAATGCACTGGTGAAAGAGTTCATACAGATGACAGCAGAAGAGCTGGAGCAAGCCTCTGAGGGGAATAG TGTGACAGCACAGAAGAGGGCATGCAACACAGCAACCTGCGTAACCCATCGCCTGGCGGACTTCCTGAGCCGGTCGGGAGGAGTAGGCAAGAACAACTTCGTACCGACCAACGTGGGGTCCAAGGCCTTTGGCAGGCGAAGGAGGAGCGTTCAAATATAA
- the LOC112985693 gene encoding calcitonin gene-related peptide isoform X2, with product MVMLKISSFLAVYALVMCQMDSFQAAPVRPGLESVTDRVMLSDYEARRLLNALVKEFIQMTAEELEQASEGNSSVTAQKRACNTATCVTHRLADFLSRSGGVGKNNFVPTNVGSKAFGRRRRSVQI from the exons ATGGTCATGCTGAAGATTTCATCCTTCCTTGCTGTCTATGCCTTGGTCATGTGCCAGATGGACAGCTTCCAGGCAGCCCCCGTCAG ACCTGGCTTAGAGTCTGTAACAGATCGAGTGATGCTAAGTGATTATGAAGCTCGCAGATTATTAAATGCACTGGTGAAAGAGTTCATACAGATGACAGCAGAAGAGCTGGAGCAAGCCTCTGAGGGGAATAG CAGTGTGACAGCACAGAAGAGGGCATGCAACACAGCAACCTGCGTAACCCATCGCCTGGCGGACTTCCTGAGCCGGTCGGGAGGAGTAGGCAAGAACAACTTCGTACCGACCAACGTGGGGTCCAAGGCCTTTGGCAGGCGAAGGAGGAGCGTTCAAATATAA